In the Sandaracinus amylolyticus genome, GTGCCGAGGATCTTGCTCAGCATGCGCCGCAGATCGTCTTCGTCCTCGACGACGAAGATCTTCGGGCGGCCGGTGGTCGGAGGCGCGGACACCATCGGAGGGCAGCGAGGCTAGCATACGACCGGGTCGGGGTCCGGGTCGCGGCGGGCTACCGAGCGCAGCGGAGCGGGGTCGCGACGACGAGCGGGCGCGTGGTGGGGTCGTCCTGCTCGACGGCGACGACCAACGCGCCGGTGTCGGTGCGGAGGACCTCGGCGTCGCGCGCGTCGGCGGACATCGGGACGAGCGCGCGACGCGCGCCGTCGGGCGCGAACACGCCGACGTACCACTGGGTGTCATCGGCGACCGGGACGAGATAGCTGCCGCCGGTCCAGGTGACCTCGAAGCGATGGAGCGGGCGGGTGTCGCCGAGCTCGAGCTCGATACGCGCCGCGATCTCGCCTCCGGCGTCGACCTGCACGGCGTGCAGCGCGTCGGGGGGATCGGCGGGCGTCTCGCGCTCGCTCCACACGACCCAGAGCGCGCCGTCGCGCAGCACCGAGGACGCGTGTCCGAGCGCGCGAGCCGAGAGCTGCGTGGTCGCGATGCGTGCTCCGGCGCGGTCGAACTGGTCGATCCCGATCCCGTCGGTCTTGAAGCCGACGAGCACGAAGCTGCCGTCCTCGTGCAGCTGGCGCCGCGACGAACCGAGCAGCAGGCCGAGCGTCCTCCGGAGCGGGACGCGCTCGAGCACGCGGCCCGCACGATCGGCGCGCACGAGCTGGAAGGCATCGGGGACGACGCCGCGCCGCATCGCGAGCCAGGTGAGGGTCTCGCCGTCAGAGCGCAGGTCCCACACGACTTCGTCGGTGTCGAGCGCGACCGTGCGGGTGTAGCCGTCGGGGTCGACGATCGCGAGCGTGCTCGCCCTCGCCGCGTCGGTGTCCTCGTGGGCCAACGCGTGGAGCGCGCAGTCGCCCGCGGCGGTCGGCTCGATCGCCAACGACGACACGTTCACGCGCACGCTCGACACGGTGAGCGCGGGCCCGCGCGGCATGCCGTCGGAGTCGATCTCGAGGGCACGGACCTCGTTCGCGCCGTCCAGGACTCGGCGATACGCCACCGCCGCGCCGCCGCGGTGTGCGCCGAAGCCCACCTCGCTTCCGAGGTCGAGCACCACCGACTCACCGCGCTCCCAGGTCTCGCAAAGGTCGAGCGGCGCGGGCGGTGGTGGCGCCGCGCAGGGTGGGGGCGGCGGGATCTCGAGCGCGGTCTTGGCTCCACAACCGGTCGTCGCGAGCGCCACGAGGAGCACCGTCCAACAACGAGGCATGCCGCCAGATAGCGAATCCAGGCACGAGGCGCACGCCCGAGGCGAGGTGCCTCGCACTCGTCCGAGGGCATCGCGCGTGCTTCGGTCGTCGGGCGGAGGGCTCCTGCTTGGTCCTGCGCGCCGAGATCAGACCCGAGGTGCGGCTCGCCTGGCGCGGGCCGACGATGCTCGTGACCGACGTGCGCGGGGAGCTCGGGCGTGGGGTGACCAGCACCGGGCTGTGGTTCCGCGAGACCCGCTATCTCCGCACGATGCGGCTGCTCGTGAACGGGCGCGCGCCGCACCTCTGCGCGCTCGGGGGACAGGACGCGCGCACGCTCGATCTCGTCTACGTGCACCCCGAGCTCGAGCAGTTCGGCGGCGGCGGCTCGGGGCTCGCGCGCTCCGAGGAGTCGCTCGCGTCCGACGGACTGCCCCATCGCTCGATCGACGTGCGGGTCTCGCACGCGGTGCAGCTCGACGGGCTCGAGTCGCGCTACGTGGTCGCGAACCGATCGCGACGGGTCGCGCGCCTGGTGATCGACGTCGCGCTCGACTGCGACTGGGCCGACATCGGCGACACGATCGGCGATCGCGAGGCGCCGGTGCGCATCTGGGCGCGCGCGGTGTGCGACGGGTCGTCGCTCGAGCTCCGCTCGACGCATCCGCAGCTGCGCTACGTCACGCACGTCGAGGCACCGGGCGCGAGCGCGCACCAGAGCGGGGTGCGGTGGACGCTCGAGCTCGCGCCGCGCGACGAGGTCGTGCTCCCGCTGCGGGTGCGCGCGATCGACTTCGAGGACGCGCTCACCGGCGAGGGGATCGCGGCGCGCGAGGACGCGCTCGCGCGATGGCGCGCGTCGCACGTCGTCGTCGACACGACGGGGCACGGCGTGGAGCCGCTGGTGATCGCGGCCGCGCTCGAAGATCTCGCGTCGCTGCCGCTGCTCGAGGGGCGCCCGCGCGAGTGGCTCGCGCCGCAGGCCGGGCTGCCGATCTATCCCGCGCTCTTCGGTCGCGACGCGCTCACCACGGGATGGCAGGCGTCGTGTGTGGACGGCGGCGCGATGCTCGACGCCGCGCTCGCGCGCCTCGGACGGCTGCAGTGCACGCGCGACGATCCGCGCATCGACGCGCAGCCGGGTCGCATCCCGCAGCAGGTGCGGCGCGGTCCGCGCGCGCGCCTCGGCGACGGTGCGTTCGCGGTGAGCTACGCCGACGTCGCGAGCCCGCTCATGTACGTGATCTCGCTCGCGCAGCTCTTCGCGCTGCGCGGTGACGAGGCGCTGATCCGCCCGCACCTCGACACCGCGCGACGCATCCTCGACTGGGCGCACGAGCAGGCGCAGGGCGGCTTCCTCCACTACCACACCCGCTCGTCCGACGGGCCCGAGCACCAGGGCTGGAAGGACAGCGGCGGCGCGATGGTGCACGCCGACGGATCGTCGGCGCGCTCGCCGATCGCGGCGTGCGAGATCCAGGGCTACTGGTTCGCGGCGCAGGAGCTCCTCGCGCTCGTGCTGTGGATGCTCGGACGTCGCGGCGACGCGCGCGCGCTCTGGGACTCGGCGCGCGATCTGAAGCGGCGCTTCCATCGCGCGTTCTGGATGGAGGACGAGAGCTTCTACGGCCTCGGGATCGATCGTGAAGGGCGCCTCCTGCGCAGCGTCACGTCGAACGTCGGGCACTGCATCGCGTCGGGCATCGTCGCGCAGCCGGTGATCGAGCGCGTGGTCGAGCGGATGTTCGCGCCCGATCTCTGGAGCGGCTGGGGCTTCCGCACGCTCTCGTCGGCGCACCCTGCGTACGAGCCGCTCTCGTACCACTGCGGCTCGGTGTGGAGCGTGGAGAGCACGACGATCGCGCTCGGGCTTCGTCGCTTCGGGCTCGATCGGCGCGCGCTGCAGCTCGCGGACGCGACGCTCGCGCTCGCGTCGCTGTACCCGGGGTTCCGGGTGCCCGAGTGCGTCGGTGGCTACGCGAAGGACGAGATGCCGCACCCCGGCGCGTATCCGCGCGCCGATCTGATCCAGGCGTGGAACGTGAGCGCGATCCCCGGCTTGCTCCACGCGATGATGGGGTTCTTCAACGTCGCGCCGCTCGATCTGCTCACGATCGATCCGATCCTGCCGACGTGCCTCGATCGCGTCCGGGTGAAGGGGCTGCGGGTGGGGCGCGGGGTGATCGATCTCGACGTGTGGCGCGATCGCGACGGGCGCTCGCACTTCGACGTGACGCGACGCGAAGGGACGCTGCACGTCGTGCGACAGCCGCCGCCCGAGTCGATCTCGGTCGGCATCGCGGGGCGGGTGCGCGCGCTGGTGGAGGGACTGCTCCCGTCGTGAGCGAGAGGAGGAGACGATGACGAGGCGATGGATGTGGCCGGTGATCGCGATCACTGGGATCGCGGGGGCGTTGTGGCCGGTGGCGACGCGGTGGTGGGCGAGGCGACGCGAGCGGCTCGAGCTCGATCGGAGGATCGCGAACGCGCTGGGCGACGGACCGACCGAGCGCGAGGCGTTCACCGACGCGCTGAGGACGCTCGAGAGCGAGCGCTAGACGAGACGTCAGCCGACGAGGCCGGGGATGGGGCCGCGCGTGCCCCCGGTCGAGTCGCCGAAGTGCTCGTCGGTCTGGCCGAACGCGCGCAGGATCGACGTGAAGAGGTTCGCCTGCGTGTATTGCGAGGCGCCCCAGAGCTGCTCGGGATCCGCGTAGGTGATGCAGCGACCGAGCTGCGTCTCCGCGCCGAGCGAGCCGGCGAGGGTGAACGTCGTCGAGAGGCCGTTGTGCCCGGCGCCGTAGCCGAAGTCGCTGCTCCAGAGCACGCACGTGCTGTCGAGCAGCGTGCCGCCGTCCTCTTCGATCTCCTGCAGGCGCTGGAGGAAATACGCCATGTGCGTCGCGTAGTAGCGATAGCCGTCGTGGAGGCCGGTGATGCCGCGCCTCGACTCACCCGAGTGCACCATCTCGTGCCAGTTCGAGTAGGAGCCGATGAACGGCGCGAAGAGCGCGGGGTCGTGATCCTCGGTCCACTCGATCGTCGCGACCGGCGTCACGTCGCACGCGAACGCGAGCGCGACGACCTCGGCGACGTTGCGCGCGGTCACGTCCCAGTCGCGCGTCGGCACGTAGCCCGAGGGCTGCTCGAGCACCGGCCGCGCGCAGGTGCGCCCCGACGCGAGGCGGGTCTCGAGGTCGTCGAGGCGCGCCGCGTGGCGATCGAGGCGATCGCGATCCTCGGTGCCGAGGCCGCGCCGGAACGTCCCGAACGACTCGCGGACCGCGTCGAGCGCGCGTCGGCGACGCAGGCGCAGGCGCTCGAGCTCGGCCGACGCGCCGTCGTCGCCCGCGAAGAACGTGTCGAGCATCGCGCGGGGATCGCCGATCGAGTCGACCGGGTCTCCGGCGGCGGCGAGGAAGCGCCCGCTGCGCGCCGAGGATCCGATCGCGAGCCGCAGCGGGCCCAGCTGCCCCTCGGTGCGCAGGCGCTGGTGCACCACGGTGTCGATCGAGGGCCCGCCGGAGTTCGGCGTCGCGCACAGGATCGACCGGATCGCGGACTGGTGGCCGTCGCCCTCGGTGCGGTCCTTCGCGCGGTTGTCGATGCCGCGCATGAACACGAAGCGGTCGCGCAGATCGGCGAGCGGCTCGAGGATGCGGCCGAGGCGGAAGTCGGTCTGGCTGCTGCCGGGGATCGCCCACTGATCCCACTGCGTGCCCTGGCCCTGGTGCCAGACCACGAAGCGTCGAGGCGTGCGCGGCGCCGCGCGCGCGCGACCGTGGATGGCCTCGAGGAAGGGCAGCGCGAGCACCACGCCGCCGGCGCCCGCGAGGAACGCGCGGCGTCCTGCGACGAACGCGCCGGTGCGATGGCGATCGGCTCGTCCGCGGAGATCGTTCGTCATGTCGGTCACTCCGGAAGGGTCCGCGAGAGGAAGGGGTCGCTCGTCGCGATCGCGACGAGCAGCTCGCGCAGATCGCCGTCGCTCGCGGCGAAGCGCTCGGTGACGCGCTCGAGCACGCACTCGTCGCCGCCCGCGGCGACGCGTGCCTGTGCGTACTGGTAGACCTGACGCGCGACGCAGTCGCGCACGGCGTCGCTCTGCGAGAGACGCTCCGCGAGCTCGGCGCCGCCGACGAACGCACCGTCCGCGCCGTCGCCCGCGCCGAGCAGCACGCCGCTGGTGTCGATCGGCAGCCCGCTCGGCTCGGTGGTGCGGAAGCCGCCGATCGCGTCGAAGCCCTCGAGCCCGAACCCGATGGGATCGATGCGGTCGTGACACCCGGCGCACGCGGGATCGGCGCGGTGCTCCTCGAAGCGCTCGCGCGTGGTGCGGGTGGGATCGGGCGCCGGCGAGGTGACCATGAGGCCGGGCGGGAGCTCCATCGGCAGGCACAGCACGTTGCGCAGGATCGTCGCGCCGCGGACCACCGGCGCGGGCTCGGTGGCGCCGGAGTGCGACGCGAGGAAGCCCGCCTGCGTGAGCACGCCGCGGCGCTCGCTGGGATCGAGCTCGAGCACGCCCCAGCCGCCGTTGGCGGGCGCGGCCACGCCGTAGAGCTTCGCGAGCCCGGCATCGCCGACCGTGAAGCTCGCGGAGAGCAGCGTCTCGAGGCGCGCGTCGCGGCGCAGCACGACCTCCTCGGTGAAGCGCGCGGCCTCGGCGGCGATCGACGCCGAGACGCTGCGCCAGTCGGGGAACTCGTCGTCGCTCTTGGCGGCGCGCTCGAGGCGCTGCAGCTCGAGCCAGTCCTCGACGAAGCGGCCGAGCACCGACGCGACGCGCGGGTCCGCGACCATGCGGCGCGCCTGGGCCTCGAGCGTCGCGGGCTCGTGCAGCGTGCCCTCGTCGGCGAGCCGGGTCAGCTCGGCGTCGGGCGGTGCGTCCCACAGGAAGAACGAGAGGCGCTGCGCGATCTCGTGATCGCCGAGCGCGACGACGGTGCCCGGCGCGGTCGCGTCGCTCGCGCCGCGCTCGGAGACGTAGAGGAACGCCGGCGCCTGCAGCACGGCTTCGATCACTGCGGCGACACCCTCGCGCGGCGAGTATCCGTCCCCGCGCAGATCGCCGTAGAGCGCGAGCATCGTCGCGCGCTCGTCCGCGGTGGGCGTGCGTCGCTGCGCGCGCGTGAGGAACGACTCGACGAAGCCCGCGGCGCACGCGTCGTCGGGCGCATCACCGGGCGTGCAGCCGAGCAGCGCCGAGAGATCGGCGGTCGCGGACTCGGCGATCTCGAGCGCGAGATCCGCGACGACGGCGGCGATCTCGGGGCTCGGCGTGCCCAGCGCGCCGTAGGTGCGGTAGCCCCGCACGACGAGCGGATCGGGGTAGCCGTCGGGCACCTCGACGCGGCCGTCGAAGAGCGCGTCCACGGTCGCGCGCCACTGGGCCTCGGTGAGGCGGCGCATCGGCGCGGCGATCACCGGCGTGCGTGGGTTGCACGTCCCGGAGAGCGGCGGAGGTCCGTCCGATGGTGCGCCGCCACCGCCGCCGGATCCATCACCGGGGCCAGCTGCCGAGCTGCCGAGCACACCGGTGCAGGCCGAGAGTCCGAGCACGGACGCGGCGACTGCCGCGACGGCTCCGAGATGCATTCGGAGTCCCATGAGCGGTTGGTACCGTCAGGGGACTTAACGGCTCACGACGCGAGCAGATCGGGAGGCTCGAGTCCGACCACGTGCGAGACGAGGAGACCAGTGCTCCGATGGGCGCGATCACGCGCGGATCGACTCCTCGAAGACGTCGAGCAACTGCTCGAGCTCTTCGAAGCTCACGTTCAGCGGCGGCGCGACGTACACGGTGTCACCGAGCGGGCGCAGGTACGCGCCGCGGCGCAGCGCTTCTTCGTACACGCGGTGACCCATCGCGCCGGAGTAGCCACCTTCGCCGAGATCGGCCGCGCCGATCATCCCGAGCGCGCGCACCCGACGCACGCCGGGGATCTCCGCGATGCGCGCGAAGCGTCGCTCGATGATCGCGGCGCGCGGCGCGACGCCCTCGACGATTTTTTCATCGCGATAAATGGCGAGGACCTCACGCGCGATCGCTGCGCCCAGCGGGTGCCCGCAGAACGTGTGGCCGTGCATCAGCGCGCGCGACGGGCCGCCGCGGAATCCGTCGTACACACGATCGGTCGCCATCGTCGCGGCCATCGGGAGGATGCCCGCGGTGAAGCCCTTCGCGATGCACATCAGGTCCGGCGTGATGCCCGCGCGCTGACACGCGAACATGTGCCCGGTGCGGCCGTACCCGGTGAACACCTCGTCGGCGATCAGGAACGTGTCGATCTCGCGGGTGATCGCGCGCAGGCGCTGCAGCACCTCGGGCGGGTGCATGCGCATGCCGGCCGCGCCCTGGATCAGCGGCTCGACCACCACGCCCGCGATCTCGTCGGGGCGCGCCCGCAGCTCGCGCTCGACGTGATCGATCACCGCGTCCCAGCCCTGATCGGGCGGCGGCGGGCGCACGATCTCGAAGAGCAGCGGGCCGAACACGCCGCTGAACTCCTCGAGCGCCGCGAGGCTCGCCGCACCGATCGTGTCGCCGTGGTACGCGCCCGCGAGCGCGACGAAACGATGGCGCTTCGCGCGGCCGTTCTGCTGCCAGTGCTGGAACGCGATCTTGATCGCGACCTCGACCGAGGTGCTGCCGTCGTCGCTGAAGTGCGTGCGCGTCAGGCCCGCGGGCGCGACCTCGGTGAGCTCCTTCGCGAGCAGCGCGATCGGCGCGTGGGTGATCCCGCCCGCCGCGACGTGGATCAGCT is a window encoding:
- a CDS encoding glycogen debranching N-terminal domain-containing protein, whose product is MRLAWRGPTMLVTDVRGELGRGVTSTGLWFRETRYLRTMRLLVNGRAPHLCALGGQDARTLDLVYVHPELEQFGGGGSGLARSEESLASDGLPHRSIDVRVSHAVQLDGLESRYVVANRSRRVARLVIDVALDCDWADIGDTIGDREAPVRIWARAVCDGSSLELRSTHPQLRYVTHVEAPGASAHQSGVRWTLELAPRDEVVLPLRVRAIDFEDALTGEGIAAREDALARWRASHVVVDTTGHGVEPLVIAAALEDLASLPLLEGRPREWLAPQAGLPIYPALFGRDALTTGWQASCVDGGAMLDAALARLGRLQCTRDDPRIDAQPGRIPQQVRRGPRARLGDGAFAVSYADVASPLMYVISLAQLFALRGDEALIRPHLDTARRILDWAHEQAQGGFLHYHTRSSDGPEHQGWKDSGGAMVHADGSSARSPIAACEIQGYWFAAQELLALVLWMLGRRGDARALWDSARDLKRRFHRAFWMEDESFYGLGIDREGRLLRSVTSNVGHCIASGIVAQPVIERVVERMFAPDLWSGWGFRTLSSAHPAYEPLSYHCGSVWSVESTTIALGLRRFGLDRRALQLADATLALASLYPGFRVPECVGGYAKDEMPHPGAYPRADLIQAWNVSAIPGLLHAMMGFFNVAPLDLLTIDPILPTCLDRVRVKGLRVGRGVIDLDVWRDRDGRSHFDVTRREGTLHVVRQPPPESISVGIAGRVRALVEGLLPS
- a CDS encoding DUF1592 domain-containing protein — translated: MHLGAVAAVAASVLGLSACTGVLGSSAAGPGDGSGGGGGAPSDGPPPLSGTCNPRTPVIAAPMRRLTEAQWRATVDALFDGRVEVPDGYPDPLVVRGYRTYGALGTPSPEIAAVVADLALEIAESATADLSALLGCTPGDAPDDACAAGFVESFLTRAQRRTPTADERATMLALYGDLRGDGYSPREGVAAVIEAVLQAPAFLYVSERGASDATAPGTVVALGDHEIAQRLSFFLWDAPPDAELTRLADEGTLHEPATLEAQARRMVADPRVASVLGRFVEDWLELQRLERAAKSDDEFPDWRSVSASIAAEAARFTEEVVLRRDARLETLLSASFTVGDAGLAKLYGVAAPANGGWGVLELDPSERRGVLTQAGFLASHSGATEPAPVVRGATILRNVLCLPMELPPGLMVTSPAPDPTRTTRERFEEHRADPACAGCHDRIDPIGFGLEGFDAIGGFRTTEPSGLPIDTSGVLLGAGDGADGAFVGGAELAERLSQSDAVRDCVARQVYQYAQARVAAGGDECVLERVTERFAASDGDLRELLVAIATSDPFLSRTLPE
- the bioA gene encoding adenosylmethionine--8-amino-7-oxononanoate transaminase — translated: MRLPSGLSREDVIALERRHVWPPYTSSEKHEQQEPLVIVRGEGAWIVDADERRYLDGVSSWWTCTLGHDPPRLRRVLREQAEQLIHVAAGGITHAPIALLAKELTEVAPAGLTRTHFSDDGSTSVEVAIKIAFQHWQQNGRAKRHRFVALAGAYHGDTIGAASLAALEEFSGVFGPLLFEIVRPPPPDQGWDAVIDHVERELRARPDEIAGVVVEPLIQGAAGMRMHPPEVLQRLRAITREIDTFLIADEVFTGYGRTGHMFACQRAGITPDLMCIAKGFTAGILPMAATMATDRVYDGFRGGPSRALMHGHTFCGHPLGAAIAREVLAIYRDEKIVEGVAPRAAIIERRFARIAEIPGVRRVRALGMIGAADLGEGGYSGAMGHRVYEEALRRGAYLRPLGDTVYVAPPLNVSFEELEQLLDVFEESIRA
- a CDS encoding DUF1552 domain-containing protein, producing MTNDLRGRADRHRTGAFVAGRRAFLAGAGGVVLALPFLEAIHGRARAAPRTPRRFVVWHQGQGTQWDQWAIPGSSQTDFRLGRILEPLADLRDRFVFMRGIDNRAKDRTEGDGHQSAIRSILCATPNSGGPSIDTVVHQRLRTEGQLGPLRLAIGSSARSGRFLAAAGDPVDSIGDPRAMLDTFFAGDDGASAELERLRLRRRRALDAVRESFGTFRRGLGTEDRDRLDRHAARLDDLETRLASGRTCARPVLEQPSGYVPTRDWDVTARNVAEVVALAFACDVTPVATIEWTEDHDPALFAPFIGSYSNWHEMVHSGESRRGITGLHDGYRYYATHMAYFLQRLQEIEEDGGTLLDSTCVLWSSDFGYGAGHNGLSTTFTLAGSLGAETQLGRCITYADPEQLWGASQYTQANLFTSILRAFGQTDEHFGDSTGGTRGPIPGLVG